One genomic region from Cyanobium usitatum str. Tous encodes:
- a CDS encoding class I SAM-dependent methyltransferase has translation MPDQLTKLAYQTMQQGRALLGVTHKEVSTRLMGLLAPDGTPKTVPIPPELLGSLRQAMASLHERDWQEAEQGLYPPSLLFDAPWLDWASRYPLVWLDMPSTWTRRQERNVRDLPSSVDPDNYPDYYLQNFHHQTDGYLSDHSAALYDLQVEILFNGTADPMRRRVLAPLLRGIKAFADRPAGQVRVLDLATGTGRTLRQIRAAMPKAQLVGLDLSSAYLRQANKWLSQLPGELPQLTQGNAEALPFADASFQAVTCVFLFHELPGEARQNVINQAYRVLEPGGVVVIADSVQLADSPQFSAVMENFRRVFHEPFYRDYISDDIGARLAQPGFEGITAQSHFMTRVWTARKPR, from the coding sequence ATGCCCGATCAGCTCACAAAATTGGCCTACCAAACCATGCAGCAGGGCAGGGCGCTGCTGGGGGTAACTCATAAGGAGGTGAGTACCAGGCTGATGGGGTTGCTTGCTCCAGATGGCACGCCCAAAACCGTGCCAATACCGCCTGAATTGTTGGGCAGCCTCAGGCAGGCGATGGCTTCATTGCACGAGCGCGACTGGCAGGAAGCAGAACAGGGTCTTTACCCGCCATCTCTGCTGTTCGATGCCCCCTGGCTGGATTGGGCCAGTCGGTATCCACTGGTGTGGCTCGATATGCCCAGCACCTGGACTCGCCGCCAGGAGCGCAACGTGCGCGATTTACCCAGCAGTGTTGATCCAGATAATTACCCCGACTATTACCTTCAAAATTTTCATCACCAGACTGACGGCTACTTAAGCGACCACTCCGCGGCTCTCTACGACCTGCAGGTGGAAATTCTGTTTAATGGCACTGCCGACCCGATGCGGCGGCGGGTGCTGGCTCCCTTGCTGCGGGGTATCAAAGCCTTCGCCGATCGGCCAGCCGGGCAGGTGCGCGTGCTCGACCTTGCCACCGGCACCGGTCGCACCCTGCGCCAGATCAGGGCGGCTATGCCCAAGGCCCAGCTGGTGGGATTGGATCTTTCCAGTGCCTACCTGCGCCAGGCCAACAAATGGCTTAGCCAGCTGCCCGGTGAACTTCCCCAGCTAACCCAAGGCAATGCCGAGGCACTGCCCTTTGCCGACGCAAGTTTCCAAGCGGTCACCTGCGTGTTTCTATTTCATGAGCTTCCAGGCGAGGCCCGTCAGAACGTGATCAATCAGGCCTACCGGGTGTTGGAGCCCGGCGGGGTTGTGGTCATTGCCGACTCCGTACAACTGGCTGATTCACCCCAATTCAGTGCCGTAATGGAAAACTTCCGGCGGGTTTTCCATGAGCCCTTTTACCGCGATTACATCTCAGATGACATCGGTGCTCGCCTTGCCCAGCCTGGCTTTGAGGGCATCACAGCCCAAAGTCATTTCATGACTCGGGTCTGGACGGCCCGCAAACCTCGCTAG
- a CDS encoding DUF6439 family protein, giving the protein MRPVQTPLSKQKRSWPEGSLEVAVALQRHLAIGDRDWHAFKSQRPRRGAEQLAAALVLLLRADDPGAPQSSDARRQAIELVEHGLGWLKAELSDPGCPSHRPAPATTLSAD; this is encoded by the coding sequence ATGCGTCCAGTGCAAACCCCGTTGTCCAAGCAAAAACGAAGCTGGCCAGAAGGCTCCTTAGAGGTGGCTGTCGCTTTGCAGCGACATCTGGCAATAGGTGACCGGGATTGGCACGCCTTCAAGTCCCAGCGCCCACGGCGCGGCGCTGAGCAGCTTGCAGCAGCCCTGGTGCTGCTGCTTAGGGCCGATGATCCCGGGGCACCTCAAAGCTCGGACGCCCGCCGCCAGGCCATCGAGTTGGTTGAGCATGGGCTGGGGTGGCTCAAGGCTGAGCTGAGCGATCCTGGTTGCCCCAGCCACCGACCGGCGCCAGCGACAACGCTCTCTGCCGACTGA
- a CDS encoding ATP-binding protein, translating to MALRWSDFITPSTLQLAPLLELLIEPIRCLQLQGQVQLGLQEALVNAVRHGNGCDPAKCLRVRRIETPNWLVWQVQDEGAGVPPAARSTSLPEQLDAAGGRGLFLIHHCFDDVRWSNRGNRLQLAVSRQRALSLAPVGGWGNQDRSAQP from the coding sequence ATGGCCCTGCGCTGGTCGGACTTCATCACGCCTTCAACGCTGCAGCTGGCACCGCTGTTGGAACTGTTGATTGAGCCCATTCGCTGCCTGCAGCTTCAGGGTCAGGTGCAGCTTGGCCTGCAAGAAGCACTGGTCAATGCGGTCCGCCATGGCAACGGTTGCGACCCAGCCAAATGCTTGAGAGTGCGCCGCATTGAAACCCCCAACTGGCTGGTGTGGCAGGTGCAGGACGAGGGAGCTGGGGTGCCACCAGCGGCTCGCAGCACCAGCCTGCCTGAGCAGCTTGATGCGGCGGGTGGCCGCGGGCTGTTTTTGATTCATCACTGCTTCGATGACGTGCGCTGGAGCAACCGTGGCAACCGGTTGCAACTGGCGGTCAGTCGGCAGAGAGCGTTGTCGCTGGCGCCGGTCGGTGGCTGGGGCAACCAGGATCGCTCAGCTCAGCCTTGA
- a CDS encoding GUN4 domain-containing protein → MLSGPPVTAITGTTPRALLERFQAGNPRQRRALLATLQQQSHGLRPLIPDHLAGIDATGDDWAAGFLIQLLLDEQDGLRDEFLVRYPDGWLATVSACGLDYAPLQRVLMAQQFEEADRITSSLLRQLAGPEAVRRGYVYYSEVPPIAAADLDSLDRLWVCFSRGRFGFSVQGKLLRGCNGRWELLWPKLAWKDGGRWTRYPGSFQWSIEAPEGHMPLVNQLRGVRLMDALLNHPALQQRIKA, encoded by the coding sequence ATGCTTTCCGGACCTCCGGTCACCGCCATTACCGGCACTACCCCTAGGGCCCTGCTTGAGCGCTTTCAAGCCGGCAATCCCCGTCAAAGGCGTGCCTTGCTGGCCACCCTTCAGCAGCAGAGCCATGGCTTGAGGCCCCTAATCCCAGATCATCTGGCCGGCATTGATGCCACCGGAGATGACTGGGCAGCTGGTTTTTTAATTCAGCTCCTGCTCGATGAACAGGATGGGCTGCGCGATGAGTTTCTGGTCCGCTACCCCGACGGCTGGCTTGCAACGGTGTCGGCCTGTGGCCTGGACTACGCACCCCTGCAACGGGTCCTGATGGCTCAGCAGTTTGAGGAAGCCGATCGAATCACCAGCAGTTTGCTGAGGCAGCTGGCCGGCCCAGAAGCCGTACGTCGCGGTTACGTGTATTACAGCGAGGTGCCGCCGATCGCCGCCGCCGACCTCGACAGCCTAGATCGGCTCTGGGTCTGTTTTTCACGTGGTCGTTTTGGCTTTTCGGTGCAGGGCAAGTTGCTACGCGGTTGCAATGGCCGCTGGGAGCTGCTCTGGCCCAAGTTGGCCTGGAAGGATGGAGGCCGCTGGACGCGCTATCCCGGCTCCTTTCAGTGGTCCATTGAGGCCCCTGAGGGCCACATGCCCCTTGTCAATCAACTGCGCGGCGTACGGCTGATGGATGCCCTGCTCAACCACCCAGCTCTGCAACAGCGGATCAAGGCCTGA
- the mnmH gene encoding tRNA 2-selenouridine(34) synthase MnmH, whose protein sequence is MSGPCPPQDVNAFLAAKGPIVDVRSPGEFEQGHVPGAVNLPLFSNDERAQVGTIYKQQGRQLAVQLGLQLVGLKLPSLAQALLELAEADQTLRLHCWRGGMRSGSMAWLASTLELPVLLLEGGYKAYRRWVLACFESAWPLLVLGGRTGTGKTDLLHALRQRGQAVVDLEGLANHRGSSFGGLGQPPQPSTEHFENLLAASLTASAGQAPIWLEAESAQVGRCRIPAGLWRQMGEAPAVEIQRPMAERVEQLVSVYGNQGEEPLRLATERIARRLGPQRTAVALEAIASQDWAAACRQMLDYYDRCYDSELSKRDKPLLSSFDLGGLDPDAAAAELLHSAPWWEQVCWGLVKAGS, encoded by the coding sequence ATGTCGGGCCCCTGCCCTCCCCAAGATGTGAACGCCTTCCTGGCGGCCAAGGGGCCGATCGTGGACGTGCGCAGCCCTGGGGAGTTTGAACAGGGTCATGTGCCCGGAGCGGTCAACCTGCCTTTGTTTAGCAACGACGAGCGGGCCCAAGTTGGCACTATCTACAAGCAACAGGGACGGCAGCTTGCCGTGCAACTGGGCCTGCAATTGGTTGGTCTGAAGTTGCCATCCCTTGCCCAGGCTCTGTTGGAGCTTGCCGAAGCAGACCAGACCCTGCGCCTGCACTGCTGGCGAGGTGGCATGCGCTCAGGCAGCATGGCTTGGCTGGCTAGCACCCTGGAGCTGCCCGTTTTGCTGTTGGAAGGCGGCTACAAGGCCTACCGCCGCTGGGTGTTGGCATGTTTTGAGTCCGCCTGGCCCCTGCTGGTGCTGGGCGGTCGCACCGGCACGGGCAAAACCGACCTGTTGCATGCCCTTCGGCAAAGAGGGCAGGCGGTCGTTGATCTCGAGGGACTGGCCAATCACCGGGGCAGCAGTTTCGGTGGCTTGGGCCAACCACCTCAACCGAGCACCGAGCACTTCGAGAACCTTCTGGCTGCCAGCCTTACGGCCAGCGCAGGTCAGGCACCGATCTGGCTTGAAGCCGAAAGCGCCCAGGTTGGTCGCTGCCGTATTCCTGCGGGCCTGTGGCGCCAAATGGGTGAGGCGCCGGCTGTTGAGATCCAACGTCCTATGGCGGAGCGGGTTGAGCAACTGGTTTCCGTATATGGCAATCAAGGGGAGGAGCCCTTGCGCCTCGCTACCGAACGCATCGCCCGGCGGCTTGGCCCCCAGCGCACAGCAGTAGCTCTTGAGGCGATCGCCTCTCAAGACTGGGCAGCTGCCTGCCGGCAAATGCTCGACTACTACGACCGCTGCTACGACAGCGAGCTCAGCAAGCGCGATAAACCCCTGCTGTCCAGCTTCGATTTGGGCGGACTAGACCCCGATGCAGCTGCAGCTGAATTGCTGCATTCAGCTCCCTGGTGGGAGCAGGTCTGCTGGGGGTTAGTTAAGGCGGGCTCCTAG
- the psb28 gene encoding photosystem II reaction center protein Psb28 has translation MGAAIQFFRGVDEPVVPDIRLTRSRDGRTGQALFVFDEPDALAPESMGDITGMFLVDEEGELVTREVKARFVNGKASALECTFTWKSTEDFDRFMRFAQRYADSHELGFSGNKDDDQPEQDEA, from the coding sequence ATGGGCGCCGCCATTCAGTTCTTCCGTGGGGTGGATGAGCCGGTCGTGCCCGACATCCGCCTCACCCGCTCGCGGGACGGCCGCACCGGCCAGGCTCTTTTCGTGTTCGACGAGCCCGATGCCCTTGCCCCCGAAAGCATGGGAGACATCACCGGCATGTTTTTGGTCGATGAGGAAGGCGAGCTGGTGACCCGTGAGGTGAAGGCCCGCTTCGTCAACGGCAAGGCCAGCGCCCTGGAGTGCACCTTCACCTGGAAGAGCACGGAGGATTTTGATCGCTTCATGCGCTTCGCACAGCGCTACGCCGACAGCCACGAGCTGGGCTTCTCGGGTAATAAAGATGATGATCAGCCCGAGCAGGACGAGGCCTGA
- a CDS encoding AI-2E family transporter — protein MKFGQWLGLLALVASLVLLWSLRQSLIYLFAAVVLAMALCTLVGSIRSRLGCSRPLALLLSLGTVLLVLAVAATVVIPPFIDQFSQLLGKLPAAAETLLDLLRDGLSQISQMIYGSRDGGLAWLREGLVGSDAGATPGLSPRLGSSLGSGALRLLGLAGGVGTGLLQILFVVAVALMVAVQPTAYLEVGVLLVPSFYRRRFRQVLVQCGDALSAWMVGVLISSLCVGILAAIGLSLLAVKLVAANALLAGLLNIIPNIGPTLSTVFPMSVALLDAPWKAAAVLALYVAVQNLESYLITPSVMHHQLKLLPGFTLTAQLLFTVVFGPLGLLLALPLAVCLQVMVRELLIRDILDPWKRLRLAG, from the coding sequence TTGAAATTCGGCCAGTGGTTAGGCCTGTTGGCCCTAGTGGCATCCCTGGTGCTGCTTTGGAGCCTGCGTCAGAGCCTGATTTACCTGTTTGCCGCTGTGGTGCTGGCTATGGCCCTTTGCACCCTGGTGGGATCGATAAGGTCCCGGCTGGGGTGCTCTAGACCGCTGGCTCTCCTGCTCAGCCTGGGCACGGTACTTCTGGTGTTGGCCGTGGCAGCCACCGTGGTGATCCCCCCTTTCATTGACCAATTCAGCCAGTTGCTGGGCAAGTTGCCGGCAGCAGCCGAAACCCTGCTGGATCTCTTGAGGGATGGTCTATCGCAGATCTCACAAATGATTTATGGCAGCAGGGATGGCGGCCTCGCCTGGCTGCGAGAGGGGCTGGTTGGTAGCGATGCTGGCGCAACCCCAGGCCTCTCTCCCCGCCTGGGCAGCAGCTTGGGCAGCGGCGCCCTGCGCCTGCTTGGGCTTGCAGGTGGCGTTGGCACCGGTCTGCTGCAGATTCTTTTTGTAGTTGCCGTTGCTTTGATGGTGGCTGTGCAGCCCACCGCCTACCTAGAGGTGGGTGTGCTCCTGGTGCCTTCGTTTTACCGGCGCCGCTTCCGTCAGGTGTTGGTGCAATGCGGTGATGCCCTAAGTGCCTGGATGGTGGGGGTGTTAATCAGCTCACTCTGCGTCGGCATCTTGGCGGCTATCGGCCTAAGTTTGCTCGCGGTGAAGTTGGTCGCAGCAAACGCCCTGCTAGCAGGCCTGCTCAACATCATTCCCAACATTGGACCAACCCTAAGCACGGTTTTTCCGATGTCCGTGGCCCTGCTAGATGCTCCCTGGAAAGCAGCGGCGGTGCTAGCGCTTTATGTAGCTGTTCAAAACCTGGAGAGTTATCTAATTACCCCTTCGGTGATGCATCACCAGCTCAAGCTGCTGCCTGGCTTCACCCTCACGGCCCAGTTGCTGTTCACGGTTGTCTTTGGTCCGCTGGGGTTGCTGCTGGCATTGCCCCTAGCCGTTTGCCTGCAGGTGATGGTGCGCGAGCTGCTAATTCGCGACATCCTGGACCCATGGAAACGTCTACGCCTGGCAGGCTGA
- a CDS encoding AI-2E family transporter: MNGRTLLGALALIVIGLLTWELRWVLLVLFGAVVLAVALDVPITLLRRLLPLNRPAALIVVLVSLVLLGGALGQLLLPELLEQIKQLTTLLPVLALRLSSLARQVDWLPDLEQQLMALGTWERLQPLGGQLLGLAGGAANATIQLLLMALLAILLALDPRSHQKVIVSLTPSFWRPQMQHLLGESRQALGGWLAGMTLSAVSVFLLTWAGLALLGVPLALLSALVCGLLTFVPTIGPTAATLLPLAVGLLVSPAKMVQVLVLRLILQNAEAFLLTPVLLRRTVNLLPTVALTAQLCLGALLGLPGVLLALPLVVVLQVLFEEVLVKEVMDHWD, translated from the coding sequence ATGAACGGCCGCACATTGCTTGGAGCACTAGCCCTGATTGTCATCGGGCTGCTCACCTGGGAATTGCGATGGGTGCTGCTTGTGCTGTTCGGCGCCGTGGTGCTGGCTGTCGCCTTAGACGTACCTATCACCCTGCTGCGGCGCCTCCTGCCTCTGAACCGACCAGCTGCCCTAATAGTGGTGCTGGTTTCACTGGTGTTGCTAGGCGGGGCGCTGGGCCAGCTTTTGCTGCCTGAGCTGCTGGAGCAGATCAAGCAATTGACCACCCTTTTACCTGTCTTGGCTTTGCGGCTGAGCAGCCTGGCTCGCCAGGTGGATTGGCTGCCTGATCTAGAGCAGCAGTTGATGGCGCTTGGTACCTGGGAGCGGCTCCAGCCCCTGGGCGGTCAGCTGCTGGGCTTAGCCGGCGGCGCCGCAAACGCCACAATTCAGCTGCTGTTGATGGCGTTGCTGGCGATTCTTCTGGCCCTGGATCCTCGCAGTCATCAAAAGGTGATTGTTTCCCTTACTCCCAGCTTCTGGCGTCCCCAGATGCAACATCTGCTGGGTGAATCCCGCCAGGCGCTGGGTGGCTGGCTGGCGGGCATGACCCTGTCTGCCGTGAGCGTGTTTCTGCTCACTTGGGCCGGCCTAGCCCTGTTGGGCGTGCCGTTGGCCCTATTGAGCGCCCTGGTTTGCGGCCTGCTCACCTTCGTGCCCACGATTGGCCCCACCGCAGCCACCTTGTTGCCCCTGGCGGTGGGATTGCTGGTATCACCAGCAAAAATGGTGCAGGTTCTAGTGCTGCGGCTCATTTTGCAGAATGCCGAAGCCTTTCTGCTTACGCCTGTGCTACTGCGCCGAACTGTGAATTTGCTACCCACTGTTGCGCTCACTGCCCAGCTATGCCTAGGAGCCCTGCTTGGCCTCCCAGGTGTGCTACTTGCCTTGCCCTTAGTTGTCGTGCTGCAAGTTCTCTTTGAAGAAGTATTAGTAAAGGAAGTAATGGATCACTGGGATTGA